The region TTACCTTTTTAGCAGGCTTAGTTGCTTTTTTTGCAGCAGGCTTTACAGCTTTTTTCGCCGGTTTTGCCTTTGCTTTTTTATTGTCTTTCTTAGCCATCTTACACTTTACTTAATCAGTTTAACTTTTCAATTGATATTAAGGTCGATATTGTTTCGTCAACTTCAACGGCATTAGCAGTTGCGGTATTTAAATCTGCTACCAGTTGCAAATCGCCGGTTAATGTCTCAGAACAAATATAACTTAAATTATTATTTATGGCCGAATTTAAGGCCTCATTTTGCTTTATTTTAACCAAAATACGATCGGTAACGTCTAATCCCTTGTCTTTACGCAGGTTTTGAATACGGTTCACAATTTCACGCGCTAACCCTTCTTGCTTTAATGGTTCGGTTAGAGTTACATCTAATGCTACAGTTAACGGACCATTATTCGCGACTTTCCAACCCGGAATGTCAACCGGAATAATTTCAACATCTTCGGTTTCAAGAACGATATCCGCTCCGTTAACAGAAACGGTGAATGTTCCGTTTTTTTCTATTCCGCTGATTATTTTGGCACCGTTTTCATTGGCAAATGCTTGAACTGCTTTCATGTTAGCCCCGCATTTTTTACCTAAGGTTTTAAAATTCAGCTTCAGGTTTTTTACAATTTGCGTTTTGCTTTCATCCACAAATTCAATTTCCTTCACGTTCACTTCAGCTAAAATTAAATCTTTTACCGCTTCAATTTTGCTTTGTGTGTCTTTGTCTAAAATAGGAATTTGTATTTTTTGTAAAGGCTGACGCACACGTAAGTTTTCTTTTTTACGTATCGATAAAATCATGGATGAAATTTTTTGAGCTAGCTCCATGCGCTGCTCTAAATTTACATCAACAATTTTTTCTTCCGGTTTTACAAACTCAGTTAAGTGTACAGATTCGAAACGTAAAGGCGTGTTGTTTTTAATAGCGTTTTCGCGAACAGGCGTGCTTAAATTTTGATATAACCATTCTCCAAAGAAAGGTGCAATCGGACTCATTAACTGAGCAACCACCATTAAACACTCGTGAAGAGTTTCATACGCCGCTTTTTTATCAGTACTCATGTCACCTTTCCAGAAACGGCGGCGGCTTAAGCGCACATACCAGTTACTTAAATGCTCATCAACAAATTCTTCAATGGAACGTGCGGCACGATGTGGTTCAAAATTTTCATAATGCGCAGTAACGTCTTTTATTAAACTATGGAGTTTAGATAAAATCCAACGGTCTAATTCCTGACGGTCTTTAACCGGAACAATATTATTTTCATCAACCAAAAATCCGTCAACGTTCGCATATAAGGCGTAAAAACCATAAGTGTTATACAACGTTCCGAATAACTGACGTTGTACTTCGCTGATGCCTTCAATATCGAATTTAAGATTATCCCAAGGTGCTGCATTTGCAATCATGTACCAGCGAGTAGCATCGGCACCAAATTTTTCTAATGTTTCAAACGGATCCACTGCGTTTCCTAAACGCTTACTCATTTTGTTTCCGTTTTTGTCTAACACCAATCCGTTACTCACTACATTTTTGTAGGCTACCGAATCAAAATTCATGGTTGCGATAGCGTGTAAGGTAAAGAACCAGCCACGGGTTTGATCAACACCTTCCGCAATGAAATCAGCAGGAAAAGCTGCGCTTTTGCCCTCACCCCCGATCCCTCTCCCCGAGGAGAGGGGAGAAATTCCGTTATCAATTAAATCTTTGTTCTCAAAAGGATAGTGCAATTGCGCGTATGGCATAGCGCCACTGTCAAACCACACATCAATCAAATCCGGTTCACGGAATAATTTTTTTCCGTTTTTCTCTAATACAATAGTATCGGCATATGGTTTGTGTAAATCAAACGTATCGTAGTTTTCTTTACTCATATCGCCCACTTTGTATTTCGCAAGCGGATTATCATTCATTACACCTTTTGCAAGTGCATTTGCAATTTCTTTTTGTAATTCTTCTGCTGAGCCAATGCAAATCTGTTCTGTTTTATCTTCGCTGGTCCAGATGGGAATTGGAATACCCCAGAAACGCGAGCGTGATAAATTCCAATCATTCAGGTTTTCTAACCAGTTACCAAAGCGACCGGTTCCTGTTGCTTCAGGTTTCCAGTTAATAGTTTTGTTCAATTCAATCATACGGTCTTTTGCCTCCGTTGATTTGATGAACCATGAATCCAATGGATAATATAAAACCGGTTTATCAGTTCTCCAGCAATGCGGATAACTGTGTTCGTAGGTTTCTTTCTTAAATAATTTACCTTCTTCCTGTAATTTTAAAACAATACGCTCATCAACACTCAGGTAAACTTTTAAATCTTTAATTTTCCCGTTGGCTTCTAATATTTTTTTCTGCTTTTCAAATTCAGCTTTCTTTTCTTCTTCGGTGTAATACGCTTCTTTTACATATTCTTCTCCGTAAAGGAAAATACCATCTTGCACTTCCGGTAAAAATTTACCGCGTTTGTCAACCAGAGTTAGAGCACCTACATTGTTTTGTTTCGCCACTCTAAAGTCATCCGCACCAAAGCTTGGCGCAATGTGAACGATACCTGTACCATCGGTAGTAGTA is a window of Bacteroidota bacterium DNA encoding:
- a CDS encoding isoleucine--tRNA ligase codes for the protein MKKYPEYKQLNLPQISKEVLKFWEENKTFEKSVSTREGKTPWVFYEGPPSANGMPGIHHVMARAIKDIFCRFKTLQGYQVKRKAGWDTHGLPIELGVEKSLGITKEDIGNKNSPKYISVEDYNKACRKEVMKYTDKWEELTAQMGYWVNMNDPYITYDNKYIESVWWLLQNLYKKNLLYKGYTIQPYSPAAGTGLSSHELNQPGCYRDVKDRTATVQFKIRKKEFEKHAVLNQFKADEKEFYFLAWTTTPWTLPSNTALAVGKDIDYVFVNSFNPFTGSPQVVVLAKDLVNKYFSEKHTDLKFEDYKPGDKNIPFKIVGHCKGSDLAGIHYDQLLPFAEPEGNAFKVLVGDFVTTTDGTGIVHIAPSFGADDFRVAKQNNVGALTLVDKRGKFLPEVQDGIFLYGEEYVKEAYYTEEEKKAEFEKQKKILEANGKIKDLKVYLSVDERIVLKLQEEGKLFKKETYEHSYPHCWRTDKPVLYYPLDSWFIKSTEAKDRMIELNKTINWKPEATGTGRFGNWLENLNDWNLSRSRFWGIPIPIWTSEDKTEQICIGSAEELQKEIANALAKGVMNDNPLAKYKVGDMSKENYDTFDLHKPYADTIVLEKNGKKLFREPDLIDVWFDSGAMPYAQLHYPFENKDLIDNGISPLSSGRGIGGEGKSAAFPADFIAEGVDQTRGWFFTLHAIATMNFDSVAYKNVVSNGLVLDKNGNKMSKRLGNAVDPFETLEKFGADATRWYMIANAAPWDNLKFDIEGISEVQRQLFGTLYNTYGFYALYANVDGFLVDENNIVPVKDRQELDRWILSKLHSLIKDVTAHYENFEPHRAARSIEEFVDEHLSNWYVRLSRRRFWKGDMSTDKKAAYETLHECLMVVAQLMSPIAPFFGEWLYQNLSTPVRENAIKNNTPLRFESVHLTEFVKPEEKIVDVNLEQRMELAQKISSMILSIRKKENLRVRQPLQKIQIPILDKDTQSKIEAVKDLILAEVNVKEIEFVDESKTQIVKNLKLNFKTLGKKCGANMKAVQAFANENGAKIISGIEKNGTFTVSVNGADIVLETEDVEIIPVDIPGWKVANNGPLTVALDVTLTEPLKQEGLAREIVNRIQNLRKDKGLDVTDRILVKIKQNEALNSAINNNLSYICSETLTGDLQLVADLNTATANAVEVDETISTLISIEKLN